TTATTATGTAGCACCCTCTATATAGCAAGAGTCCATAGTTCTTGTAATAAAAGCTCCCAACTTAAAAATGAAACAATAAGAAAAAGCATAGCAGACACAATGAAAAGTTTACTTGTGAGATTTTGTCCATGTAACTGATATATGACGCAGCCCGCTGGAACCAATTTCAGTGTCTGACAACACTAGACTTCTCAAGAGAGTGAGGCCTGAATGAACAAATAACTGTTAATATAAAGTTAATCCAAAGCTACATTTGGTAAACACCAGAAATTTAATAGTAAACCTGTCAAATTGGCAAGCCCTTCATCGCCTATTTAAATGCCAGACTTAGCCTCTTCAAGGTTTTAAGACGTACAGGAAATTGTAAGCAGACTGTTAAACCATGAATTCATATTTTCATCATTAGAGCTACAAGTACAAACTTGGCAGTTTGGTCATTAGAAAACAGAATCAGTCTTACTAGAGAGGTTCTCAAATTCTTCATCAGAAAGAAAGACAGCACCTGTTGAGATTTAAAGATTCCAGGGCTGCTAAGGCTGTAgcagaaacaaaaatataattgaatgtCAGTAAAATTCAGAATTGTCTTTGCACCTTTAGTACCACTTGTGAGTGCATGCTAGACCTGTGAACCCTTAATTTCTCACATAAACTTGACACAAGTTCATTCATAAGCCATAACAAGATGACTTCAAAGAGAATCGAAAATTACTGtataatattaagaaaaataaataagcgAGACGttgaaaaacaaaatgagaggaggaaaaaagaaaagaaaaaactacCAGCAATATAGACTTTAAGCATGCAGAAATAATTTTGCATCCTTCGGCATTCAATGTGGTAAGCTTCTGCAAACCTGATACCAGAGCAATGAAGGTAATGTAGAACAGAAAACCATAATACACACAGAGTAGTAACAGCAAGTGAAAGTTTCAGTAGTTCCTCATGCAAAATTATTTCACGGTAAAAAATGATGATATCTTTCACTTAAAGGGATGTggttaagtgcataaaaacAACAGCCACACAGCAGCAACAAACACTGGAAAATATACCTCTTAAATCggaggttttttttttaatcttattcaaattttaatttttataatttaaaaaataaaaaataaaaaatccccgAATAGGTTAAAAGGGGAGGGGAGGAGTGGGGAATTTGCAAATCCAAACCCAATTCCAACATTTTGATTCGCAGACATTTAGATTCgggagaatttgaaaatatatttaaatttttgactttttttaaatttggacTTATCGATTCTTCATGTTCATTTAAGTCCttgactttttcaaaatctgGACTTATCGATCCCTCACGACAGCGCAGCGCCATCCAATTGGAGAAGGCCGCTGTTGTCTTCAACCTCGGAGCCATCTACAGCCAGATTGCTGCTTCTTGCGACCGTACCACCGCCCTTGGCCGTCACCTTGCAATGGAAGCCTTCAAAGTTGCCGCCAATTTCTTCCTCCAACTCTGGCAGGTTTTTGCCAAGAACGTGGTCGCCACCCTCGATTTGACTCTCGTCTTCGCGGAGTTTCTGCACCTCCTCTTTTCCGCTCAGGCTTCCGAGCTCGAATTACGGGAAGAACTGAACAACAACGACGCCAGTTACGCTCTCCAACAACACCGATGTGCCCTATCGTTTATATCGGTCAGTCTTCACTCTTGATTGATTTTACATTTATTCTTCATTCTAatgatgatgaattgatgatgatgatgtttaGGTTTATAAGCTTTATCGTAGAGCATATGCACTGATACCTACTGATTCGGCTGCACGGAAACATGTCCGCTCTTTTGACCCAACCTGGGTAACTCATCTTTACCAGAAGAAGAGATTCTTTCAGGCAGAGGCTCGTCAGAGGCAATCATCCATCCTACCCGAATCCGAGCGAAAATCGGTCACATCTTGTGCTCTTGATCATGATGCAGAATGTGTCCCTGAGATATTAGTTAGAAGGATTTGCTGCGGGTCCTCGTCTGTACGCAAGCTGCTACACGAAGAACGAAAACAAAGGTACATTGACCTCAACCTCTCGGAGTACAATCCTTTCAAGATGATGAAGTATGGAAAGCTGGTGGCTTACCCATGGGACATGCCTCCTCCTTATCCAACAGAATCGGCAATCCTCCAATCTTCCTTGTCTTCTTGGTCGTCAGATTCGGCAATCCCCCAAGCTTACTTGTCTTCTTCGTCGTCAgatattcttgcattcattcctTTGAAGAAGAGTGAGCCCTTGAATCTCTATGAGTCCCTGCGCAGTTACTTTGTCCTCAAATACTCTGAGAGTGTGGCAGAGAGAGTAGATGGCCTTCTGGAAATGCTACACAAATTGCGCAATCAGATGCTGCGTGATGACCTTTCGCCACCCCTTCGCCGTGACTGCCTCATGCGTTATTACAAATGCCTTTGCATGATTGAGCCTGTCTTCCCTATGAATGCCTCACCCAACCCGCCTATCTTTGTTTGGTACAATGCCATCAACCCTCAACAGCACTCTTCTCAGCATAACATCCATTTGGAGAAGGCCTCTGTTCTCTTCAACCTGGGACGCCTTAAGGAATGCTTCACGTTGGTTCTATCTACTGTCCGAGTTTGAGTCTCGCAAGGCATATGGCACGATTGACTTGTCAGAACACTACGTCCATATGATAAATTTACAGTTTCAAGAGTTGGAATTGAAGTTTCATGTTCCCCAACCTGGTAATCCAGGATATCCTGTATGTATGATCTTCTACCGTTTCAGTTGATCTTTTCTTAGTACAATTGATTGATGTCAATCNNNNNNNNNNNNNNNNNNNNNNNNNNNNNNNNNNNNNNNNNNNNNNNNNNNNNNNNNNNNNNNNNNNNNNNNNNNNNNNNNNNNNNNNNNNNNNNNNNNNNNNNNNNNNNNNNNNNNNNNNNNNNNNNNNNNNNNNNNNNNNNNNNNNNNNNNNNNNNNNNNNNNNNNNNNNNNNNNNNNNNNNNNNNNNNNNNNNNNNNNNNNNNNNNNNNNNNNNNNNNNNNNNNNNNNNNNNNNNNNNNNNNNNNNNNNNNNNNNNNNNNNNNNNNNNNNNNNNNNNNNNNNNNNNNNNNNNNNNNNNNNNNNNNNNNNNNNNNNNNNNNNNNNNNNNNNNNNNNNNNNNNNNNNNNNNNNNNNNNNNNNNNNNNNNNNNNNNNNNNNNNNNNNNNNNNNNNNNNNNNNNNNNNNNNNNNNNNNNNNNNNNNNNNNNNNNNNNNNNNNNNNNNNNNNNNNNNNNNNNNNNNNNNNNNNNNNNNNNNNNNNNNNNNNNNNNNNNNNNNNNNNNNNNNNNNNNNNNNNNNNNNNNNNNNNNNNNNNNNNNNNNNNNNNNNNNNNNNNNNNNNNNNNNNNNNNctccgatgcctaagttagcaagggtgttagCAGGACTaaagagtattgggcttagagatacctgaggggtgtcagtgtatttatagtggtgagccaataaccaccgttggagtagtgccgtatcttttgggtgttaaccgtccctttatcttagggaggttaagatatggcttgatgaagcgggtagagagattttaggggcggttactcatttgaatgagtgtttatctgccagctaatctcatgtccgacttctttagagtaaGTCGTGGTCAACACCGACTTCTTATATGAAGATCGGtgcttagctaggcttaattcttcggattaggccttttatttggacctgggctTTTATCCTTGGGCCAGGGTAGG
The Arachis duranensis cultivar V14167 unplaced genomic scaffold, aradu.V14167.gnm2.J7QH unplaced_Scaffold_143185, whole genome shotgun sequence DNA segment above includes these coding regions:
- the LOC107472524 gene encoding vacuolar-sorting protein BRO1 — protein: MKSLTFSKSGLIDPSRQRSAIQLEKAAVVFNLGAIYSQIAASCDRTTALGRHLAMEAFKVAANFFLQLWQVFAKNVVATLDLTLVFAEFLHLLFSAQASELELREELNNNDASYALQQHRCALSFISVYKLYRRAYALIPTDSAARKHVRSFDPTWVTHLYQKKRFFQAEARQRQSSILPESERKSVTSCALDHDAECVPEILVRRICCGSSSVRKLLHEERKQRYIDLNLSEYNPFKMMKYGKLVAYPWDMPPPYPTESAILQSSLSSWSSDSAIPQAYLSSSSSDILAFIPLKKSEPLNLYESLRSYFVLKYSESVAERVDGLLEMLHKLRNQMLRDDLSPPLRRDCLMRYYKCLCMIEPVFPMNASPNPPIFVWYNAINPQQHSSQHNIHLEKASVLFNLGRLKECFTLFQELELKFHVPQPGNPGYPVCMIFYRFS